A stretch of Fusarium poae strain DAOMC 252244 chromosome 2, whole genome shotgun sequence DNA encodes these proteins:
- a CDS encoding hypothetical protein (SECRETED:SignalP(1-17)) — translation MRTSVFTAVTLAAGALAAKEQVTVSKLSVHSIESPAGHKIPSVSLVVNGDDADNLKCSAKDLGFPMPEYLLPCAGSNYSFTLWEGQRDTKFHVMVYHDVGDSHADLRGGADIRTTCDNGQGSGPADEICTQVKPVSFQIDGPIGLTPFD, via the exons ATGCGTACCTCAGTCTTCACCGCCGTCACCCTCGCCGCTGGCGCCCTCGCCGCCAAGGAACAGGTTACCGTCTCCAAGCTGTCTGTTCACAGCATTGAAAGCCCCGCTGGTCACAAGATCCCGAGTGTCTCTTTGGTCGTCAACGGAGATGATGCCGACAACCTCAAGTGCTCCGCCAAGGATCTTGGTTTCCCCATGCCCGAATACCTCCTACCCTGTGCCGGCTCCAACTATAGCTTCACCCTTTGGGAGGGCCAGAGGGATACAAAGTTCCATGTCATGGTGTACCATGATGTGGGAGATTC TCATGCCGACCTTCGAGGTGGCGCTGATATCCGCACCACATGCGACAACGGCCAGGGCAGCGGCCCGGCTGACGAGATCTGCACCCAGGTCAAGCCTGTGAGCTTCCAGATTGACGGCCCTATCGGACTCACCCCTTTTGATTAG
- a CDS encoding hypothetical protein (TransMembrane:1 (o620-636i)), which translates to MAPSLDHVFTMRLYTSPEKALVVPEAKGNNHRIIAFLTHGHVKGSGFEAELQPGGADWILRDPETNTGHIDVRVQFRTKEGQGLYIHFQGVLQIDNKWMEVFTRGPEARTLEFGENYWLSAPILETSHPDFKWVERSEFVGELRWLIDEDGSVAVENAIYKIQSADNMPEDERPCDSLTKTRKPECNNCINLGRVCSYGPLKLPLRERRAQQKEVHPWEQAPWQIEQPSQQLSVKRTPIPTQLPFMNHDREYNKLACEMPLKSHELFQYLFKYEQGPKNSPKTPVTNCLMRLTDDPCALRSTILLAGMHFCFQNGNLAFFESTFLYHKVEVMRYINKWIASSSHKRDTTIIRQMTTLAFTEVCTGEILGAEAHASGILAIIENAAARDKKEKPDISNYRQPDQELANRYFIMAYTYISGLKSLLGGVCRLGGVDDASIEDFSAKELVEMSYLWHKGEALQSWALKLQALRLLPFFLAPLPVGATFNYADGHAIIQSLRQFTCPTGVDDSENTSICTNSSDKIFENFWRRGPASRLLGECVLAHVETISVNKGVSQSFVRDGTSFESPWCALVIAAMLYGQVILGALEPIDNRMHKYTITLFHHDMASYIQEGRGSNNPGLLLWLLLLGLVGCHIYPKDEKDKTPHPSVLFFQAAVRRQAKEVGISTWSEARVVLAEVVWPSASDRSAFIKDLWDGAVLLDTVI; encoded by the exons ATGGCACCATCTCTGGACCATGTTTTTACCATGCGGCTATACACGTCGCCCGAAAAGGCCCTTGTGGTTCCAGAAGCCAAAGGCAACAACCATCGCATTATAGCCTTCCTGACACACGGTCATGTCAAAGGTAGTGGCTTCGAGGCAGAGCTTCAACCTGGAGGTGCTGACTGGATATTG AGGGACCCAGAAACAAACACGGGACATATTGATGTTCGTGTACAATTTCGCACTAAAGAAGGTCAAGGTCTTTACATACACTTCCAAGGTGTACTACAAATCGATAATAAGTGGATGGAAGTCTTTACTCGAGGTCCAGAGGCTCGGACACTTGAGTTCGGTGAGAACTACTGGCTAAGCGCACCTATTTTGGAAACCAGTCACCCTGACTTCAAGTGGGTGGAGCGATCTGAGTTCGTGGGTGAACTTCGATGGCTGATTGACGAGGATGGCTCTGTCGCGGTAGAAAATGCTATTTACAAA ATACAGAGTGCCGATAACATGCCTGAAGACGAAAGACCATGCGACAGCCTTACTAAGACACGT AAACCAGAATG TAACAACTGTATTAACCTGGGCCGGGTGTGTTCCTACGGCCCGTTGAAGCTTCCTTTAAGGGAGCGTAGGGCCCAACAAAAGGAGGTCCATCCATGGGAGCAGGCACCCTGGCAAATTGAGCAACCATCACAACAATTATCAGTGAAACGTACACCGATACCCACACAACTACCGTTCATGAACCATGATAGAGAATACAACAAACTCGCCTGTGAGATGCCCTTGAAATCTCATGAGCTTTTCCAATATC TGTTTAAGTATGAACAAGGACCTAAAAATAGTCCCAAGACGCCCGTCACAAATTG CTTGATGCGTCTGACAGACGATCCTTGTGCATTACGAAGTACCATTCTCCTTGCTGGAATGCATTTTTGTTTTCAGAATGGTAACTTGGCATTTTTCGAATCTACATTTCTCTACCACAAGGTTGAAGTAATGCGATATATCAACAAGTGGATTGCATCCAGCAGCCATAAGCGTGATACAACCATTATCAGGCAAATGACGACATTAGCCTTTACCGAG GTGTGTACAGGTGAGATTCTAGGAGCTGAAGCCCACGCGAGTGGCATTTTGGCCATCATAGAGAACGCAGCAGCCAgagacaagaaagaaaagccaGATATCTCAAACTACAGGCAACCTGATCAAGAACTAGCAAATCGCTATTTCATCATGGCATATACTTATATCAGTGGCCTCAAAAGCCTGCTCGGAGGCGTTTGTCGTCTCGGGGGAGTCGATGATGCTAGTATCGAAGACTTTTCAGCCAAGGAATTAGTCGAGATGTCATATCTATGGCATAAAGGCGAGGCATTGCAGTCATGGGCCTTGAAACTCCAGGCCCTGCGTTTGTTGCCTTTCTTTTTGGCCCCTCTACCTGTAGGGGCGACGTTCAACTATGCTGACGGGCATGCTATAATCCAATCCCTCCGGCAATTCACATGCCCAACGGGAGTCGACGACTCAGAAAATACGAGTATTTGCACTAATTCTTCTGACAAAATATTCGAGAATTTTTGGAGACGAGGTCCCGCTTCCAGGTTGTTGGGAGAGTGTGTCCTCGCTCATGTCGAGACCATCTCTGTCAACAAAGGCGTGTCGCAAAGTTTTGTGAGAGACGGAACTTCTTTTGAGAGTCCGTGGTGTGCGCTTGTCATTGCTGCTATGTTATATGGCCAAGTAATCCTTGGTGCGCTGGAGCCTATAGACAATCGCATGCACAAGTACACTATTACCTTGTTCCACCACGATATGGCTTCTTATATCCAAGAAGGTCGAGGTTCGAATAACCCTGGGCTTCTCCTTTGGCTGTTGTTACTTGGTTTGGTTGGTTGCCATATATACCCGAAGGACGAGAAGGATAAGACGCCGCATCCCAGTGTCCTATTCTTCCAGGCGGCGGTTAGGAGACAAGCCAAAGAAGTGGGTATCTCGACTTGGTCAGAAGCAAGAGTCGTCCTAGCTGAAGTGGTATGGCCCAGTGCAAGCGATAGAAGCGCGTTTATCAAGGATCTTTGGGATGGAGCTGTTCTTCTGGATACTGTGATTTAG